A single region of the Halopiger xanaduensis SH-6 genome encodes:
- the rpl12p gene encoding 50S ribosomal protein P1, producing MEYVYAALILNESGEEINEDNLTDVLDAAGVDVEESRVKALVAALEDVDIDDAVEEAAAVPAGGAAAGGAAAGGAEGGDEEEEAEETSDVPDTTDDDEDDDEDEGAGGEGLGELFG from the coding sequence ATGGAATACGTATACGCTGCACTCATCCTGAACGAATCGGGCGAAGAGATCAACGAAGACAACCTCACCGACGTGCTCGACGCCGCCGGCGTCGACGTCGAAGAGTCCCGTGTCAAGGCGCTCGTCGCCGCACTCGAGGACGTCGACATCGACGACGCGGTCGAAGAAGCCGCTGCCGTCCCCGCCGGCGGAGCCGCCGCGGGCGGTGCCGCTGCCGGCGGCGCCGAAGGCGGTGACGAGGAAGAGGAAGCCGAAGAAACCAGCGACGTCCCGGACACGACGGACGACGACGAGGACGACGACGAAGACGAGGGCGCCGGCGGCGAAGGCCTCGGCGAGCTCTTCGGCTAA
- a CDS encoding 50S ribosomal protein L11: MAGTIEVLVPGGQADPGPPLGPELGPTPVDVQAVVQEINDQTEAFDGTEVPVTVDYEDDGSFSIDVGVPPTAELIKDEAGFETGSGEPQKDFVADLSVDQVKQIAEQKHPDLLAYDTKNAAKEVVGTCASMGVTIEGNDAREFKQRVDDGEYDDVLAE, from the coding sequence ATGGCTGGAACCATCGAAGTGCTCGTTCCGGGTGGCCAGGCCGATCCCGGCCCGCCGCTCGGTCCCGAGCTCGGACCGACGCCCGTCGACGTACAGGCGGTCGTCCAGGAGATTAACGACCAAACCGAAGCGTTCGACGGCACGGAAGTTCCCGTCACCGTCGACTACGAGGACGACGGCTCGTTCTCGATCGACGTCGGCGTCCCGCCGACGGCGGAACTGATCAAGGACGAGGCCGGCTTCGAGACCGGCAGCGGCGAACCCCAGAAGGACTTCGTCGCCGACCTGTCCGTCGATCAGGTCAAGCAGATCGCCGAGCAGAAACACCCCGACCTGCTCGCCTACGACACGAAAAACGCCGCGAAGGAAGTCGTCGGCACCTGCGCCTCGATGGGCGTGACCATCGAGGGCAACGACGCTCGAGAGTTCAAGCAGCGAGTCGACGACGGCGAGTACGACGACGTTCTCGCCGAATAA
- a CDS encoding 50S ribosomal protein L10, producing MSAQAERKTENLPQWKREEVDELADLLADYESVGIVGLTGIPSKQLQDMRRDLYGTAELRVSRNTLQIRALEDAGYDDLVDHVEGHVGLVATNDNPFTLYKELEASKTPAPINEGEVAPNDIVIPEGDTGIDPGPFVGELQSIGANARIEDGSIQVMEDSTVLEAGEEVSADLANVLNELGIEPKEVGLDLRAVIADGVLFDPEDLDIDVEAYESDISTAAARARNLAINAEYPTAATAPTLIAKATGEAKSLGLQAAIEDEDLMPDLVSKADAQLRALAAQIDDEEALPEELQDVEAPAAEADAAAADEDEGEDESADEDADTEAGDADTDDDDEDDGDGAAGLGEMFG from the coding sequence ATGAGCGCACAGGCTGAACGCAAAACCGAGAACCTTCCCCAGTGGAAGCGAGAAGAGGTCGACGAACTCGCCGACCTGCTGGCCGACTACGAGAGCGTCGGCATCGTCGGTCTCACCGGCATCCCCTCGAAGCAGCTGCAGGACATGCGCCGCGATCTGTACGGTACCGCGGAACTGCGCGTCAGCCGCAACACCCTGCAGATCCGCGCGCTCGAGGACGCCGGCTACGACGACCTCGTCGACCACGTCGAGGGTCACGTCGGGCTCGTCGCGACGAACGACAACCCCTTCACCCTCTACAAGGAGCTCGAGGCGTCCAAGACGCCCGCTCCGATCAACGAAGGGGAAGTCGCCCCGAACGACATCGTCATCCCCGAGGGTGACACCGGGATCGACCCCGGTCCGTTCGTCGGCGAACTGCAGAGCATCGGCGCGAACGCGCGCATCGAGGACGGTTCGATCCAGGTCATGGAGGACTCGACGGTCCTCGAGGCCGGCGAGGAAGTCTCTGCGGATCTGGCCAACGTCCTCAACGAACTGGGTATCGAGCCCAAGGAAGTCGGGCTCGACCTGCGCGCCGTCATCGCCGACGGCGTGCTCTTCGACCCCGAGGACCTCGACATCGACGTCGAGGCCTACGAGAGCGACATTTCGACGGCCGCTGCTCGCGCTCGGAACCTCGCGATCAACGCGGAGTACCCGACCGCGGCGACGGCGCCGACGCTCATCGCCAAGGCCACGGGCGAGGCCAAGAGCCTCGGCCTGCAGGCCGCGATCGAGGACGAAGACCTCATGCCCGACCTCGTCAGCAAGGCCGACGCACAGCTCCGTGCGCTCGCGGCCCAGATCGATGACGAGGAAGCCCTGCCCGAGGAACTGCAGGACGTCGAGGCGCCCGCTGCCGAAGCTGACGCTGCGGCCGCCGACGAAGACGAGGGCGAGGACGAATCGGCAGACGAAGACGCTGACACCGAGGCCGGCGACGCCGACACCGACGATGATGACGAAGACGACGGTGACGGCGCGGCCGGTCTCGGCGAAATGTTCGGCTAA
- the cutA gene encoding divalent-cation tolerance protein CutA encodes MPTVYITAPPDRADELAERLVDERLAACVNRLSTTSTYRWEGEIHHDDEVVLLAKTTDEAYDDLADRVRELHPYDVPCIERFDEADLLESFAEWRAESVDGGD; translated from the coding sequence ATGCCGACGGTCTACATCACGGCACCGCCGGACCGCGCCGACGAACTCGCCGAACGGCTGGTCGACGAGCGATTGGCCGCCTGCGTCAACCGACTGTCGACCACCTCGACGTACCGCTGGGAGGGCGAAATCCACCACGACGACGAGGTCGTTCTGCTCGCGAAGACCACCGACGAGGCCTACGACGACCTCGCCGACCGCGTCCGCGAACTGCATCCCTACGACGTGCCGTGTATCGAACGGTTCGACGAAGCTGATTTGCTCGAGTCGTTCGCGGAGTGGCGCGCGGAGAGCGTCGACGGGGGCGACTGA
- a CDS encoding 50S ribosomal protein L1, which translates to MADSDIETAVARALEESPNRNFTETVDLAINLRDLDLNEPSNRVDESVVLPSGTGQETRIVVIAEGETAVRAEEVADEVLSGDDVADLDDDEAKDMADETDFFIAEEAMMQDIARHLGTILGPRGKMPDPLSPDEDVVETVNRLKNTVQLRSGDRRTFHTLVGSEEMDAEDVADNIDVILRRLHADLEKGPQNIDAVYVKTTMGPSVEVA; encoded by the coding sequence ATGGCAGATTCGGATATTGAAACCGCAGTGGCTCGCGCACTCGAGGAGTCGCCGAACCGGAACTTTACCGAGACGGTGGACCTCGCGATCAACTTGCGCGACCTTGACCTGAACGAACCGTCGAACCGTGTTGACGAGTCCGTCGTGCTCCCGTCCGGAACCGGACAGGAGACGCGAATCGTCGTCATCGCCGAAGGAGAAACCGCCGTCCGCGCCGAGGAGGTCGCGGACGAGGTCCTTTCGGGTGACGACGTGGCCGACCTTGACGACGACGAAGCCAAGGACATGGCCGACGAGACGGACTTCTTCATCGCCGAAGAGGCGATGATGCAAGACATCGCCCGGCACCTGGGTACCATTCTCGGTCCCCGAGGGAAGATGCCGGACCCGCTCTCGCCCGACGAGGACGTCGTCGAGACCGTCAACCGGCTCAAGAACACCGTGCAGCTTCGCTCGGGTGACCGACGTACGTTCCACACGCTCGTCGGCTCCGAGGAGATGGACGCCGAGGACGTCGCCGACAACATCGACGTCATCCTGCGACGCCTGCACGCCGACCTCGAGAAGGGGCCCCAGAACATCGACGCCGTTTACGTAAAGACGACGATGGGGCCGTCCGTGGAGGTGGCTTAA